One window from the genome of Corvus moneduloides isolate bCorMon1 chromosome 9, bCorMon1.pri, whole genome shotgun sequence encodes:
- the LRRC8D gene encoding volume-regulated anion channel subunit LRRC8D, giving the protein MFTLAEVASLSDIQPTYRILKPWWDVFMDYLAVVMLMVAIFAGTMQLTKDQVVCLPVLHSTVNSKVQPDTSGKADFTTVETTTGQEESSARTVSLGSAPTVTPDILLSRATSSQYQPTESGQELKKEQKDSSGRKTNLDFQQYVFINQMCYHLALPWYSKYFPYLVLIHTIILIVSSNFWFKYPKTCSKIEHFVSILGKCFESPWTTKALSETACEDSEENKQRLTGAQSLPKYVSTSSDEGSPSASTPMITKSGFKFSADKPMIEIPSVTILDKKDGEQAKALFEKVRKFRAHVEDSDLIYKLYVGQTVIKTVKFIFILCYTANFVNTISFEHICSPKVEHLIGYTRFECTHNMAYMLKKLLISYISLICVYGFICLYTLFWLFRIPLKEYSFEKVREESSFSDIPDVKNDFAFLLHMVDQYDQLYSKRFGVFLSEVSENKLRGISLNHEWTYEKLRQHVSRNAQDKQELHLFMLSGVPDAVFDLTDLDVLKLELIPEAKITAKISQMTNLQELHLYHCPAKVEQTAFSFLRDHLRCLHVKFTDVAEIPAWVYLLKTLRELYLIGNLNSENNKMIGLESLRELRHLKILHVKSNLTKIPPNITDVAPHLTKLVIHNDGTKLVVLNSLKKMTNVAELELQNCELERIPHAIFSLSNLQELDLKSNSIRTIEEIISFQHLKRLTCLKLWHNKIVSIPSSITHIKNLESLYLSNNKLETLPAAVFSLQKLRCLDVSYNSIAVIPVEIGLLQNLQHFHITGNKVDVLPKQLFKCVKLRTLSLGQNCITSIPDKVSQLLQLTYLELKGNCLDRLPAMLGQCQLLRKSGLIVEDHLFDTLPSEVKEVLNQDTSIPFANGI; this is encoded by the coding sequence ATGTTCACCCTTGCAGAAGTTGCATCACTCAGTGACATCCAGCCAACTTACCGTATCTTGAAACCATGGTGGGATGTATTTATGGATTATCTCGCTGTTGTTATGTTAATGGTTGCCATTTTTGCTGGAACCATGCAGCTGACAAAAGACCAGGTGGTCTGCTTGCCAGTTCTGCACTCTACTGTAAATTCAAAAGTGCAGCCTGATACATCAGGGAAGGCCGACTTTACCACTGTTGAAACAACCACTGGTCAAGAAGAATCATCAGCGAGAACTGTTTCCTTGGGAAGTGCCCCTACTGTAACACCTGACATTCTTCTGAGCAGAGCTACCTCTTCTCAGTATCAACCCACTGAATCAGGCCAGGAGCTGAAGAAGGAGCAGAAAGATTCCTCGGGCCGTAAAACAAATTTGGATTTTCAGCAGTACGTATTTATTAACCAGATGTGCTATCATTTGGCTCTTCCTTGGTACTCCAAGTATTTTCCCTATCTTGTTCTCATCCATACTATCATTTTAATAGTCAGTAGTAATTTTTGGTTCAAGTATCCCAAGACTTGCTCAAAAATTGAGCATTTCGTGTCTATATTGGGGAAGTGCTTTGAGTCTCCTTGGACTACAAAAGCATTGTCTGAAACGGCATGTGAGGACTCAGAGGAGAACAAACAGAGGTTAACTGGTGCCCAGTCCCTGCCCAAGTATGTTTCCACTAGCAGTGATGAAGGAAGCCCGAGTGCTAGCACTCCCATGATAACCAAATCTGGCTTCAAATTTTCAGCTGACAAGCCGATGATTGAGATTCCCAGTGTCACAATTTTAgataagaaagatggagaacaAGCCAAAGCACTGTTTGAGAAAGTCCGTAAGTTCCGGGCTCACGTGGAAGACAGTGATCTGATTTATAAGCTCTATGTTGGCCAGACTGTCATCAAGACTGTCAAGTTCATATTTATTCTCTGCTATACTGCAAACTTTGTCAACACCATCAGTTTTGAACACATCTGCAGCCCAAAAGTGGAACACCTGATTGGCTACACACGGTTTGAATGTACACACAATATGGCTTATATGTTGAAGAAGCTGCTTATCAGCTACATTTCCCTCATTTGTGTCTATGGTTTTATCTGTCTCTACACGCTGTTCTGGCTGTTCCGAATACCTTTAAAAGAATACTCTTTTGAAAAGGTCCGAGAAGAGAGTAGCTTCAGCGATATCCCCGATGTCAAAAATGATTTTGCGTTTCTCTTGCACATGGTAGATCAGTATGACCAGCTGTATTCTAAGCGATTTGGTGTCTTTTTGTCAGAGGTAAGCGAGAACAAACTGCGCGGAATTAGTTTAAACCATGAGTGGACTTACGAGAAGCTTCGGCAGCACGTCTCCCGCAATGCCCAGGACAAGCAAGAGTTGCATCTCTTCATGCTGTCAGGGGTTCCTGATGCAGTGTTTGATTTGACAGATCTGGATGTGTTGAAACTGGAGCTCATTCCTGAAGCGAAAATTACAGCCAAAATTTCCCAGATGACGAATCTTCAGGAGCTTCATCTGTACCACTGCCCTGCGAAGGTCGAGCAGACTGCCTTTAGCTTCCTCCGAGACCACTTGAGATGCCTTCATGTGAAATTCACAGATGTTGCAGAAATTCCTGCGTGGGTGTATTTGCTCAAAACCCTCCGTGAATTGTATTTGATAGGCAACTTGaactctgaaaataataaaatgataGGGCTTGAATCTCTTAGAGAGTTGAGACACCTTAAAATTCTCCACGTGAAGAGCAATTTGACCAAAATTCCCCCCAATATCACAGATGTAGCACCACATCTAACAAAACTAGTCATTCATAATGATGGCACTAAGCTTGTGGTACTCAATAGCCTTAAGAAAATGACTAATGTTGCGGAGTTGGAACTGCAGAACTGTGAACTGGAGAGAATTCCCCATGCCATCTTCAGTCTCTCTAACTTACAGGAACTGGATTTAAAGTCAAATAGTATACGCACAATTGAAGAAATCATCAGTTTCCAGCATTTAAAAAGACTGACTTGTTTAAAGCTGTGGCACAATAAAATAGTCAGCATTCCTTCATCCATTACCCACATAAAAAATTTGGAGTCTCTTTATCTCTCCAATAACAAACTTGAAACCTTACCTGCCGCAGTGTTCAGTTTACAGAAACTTAGGTGTTTAGATGTAAGCTACAACTCAATTGCGGTGATTCCAGTGGAAATTGGTTTGCTTCAAAatcttcagcattttcacatCACAGGAAACAAAGTCGACGTTTTGCCAAAACAGTTGTTTAAATGTGTTAAATTGAGGACTTTGAGTCTGGGACAAAACTGCATTACCTCAATCCCAGATAAAGTAAGTCAGCTGTTGCAGCTGACTTACCTGGAACTGAAGGGAAACTGCTTGGACCGTCTGCCAGCTATGCTGGGGCAGTGTCAGCTTCTCAGGAAAAGTGGGCTCATAGTGGAAGATCACCTCTTTGACACTTTACCCTCAGAAGTTAAAGAGGTGTTGAATCAAGACACAAGCATTCCCTTTGCTAATGGGATTTAG